In one window of Methanosarcina vacuolata Z-761 DNA:
- a CDS encoding HAD family hydrolase: MLQNGKIKGLIFDCYKTLIDIKTDERSRETNERVSRWLLYQGVRIEPERLREEYRWKIIGRLGNSGQQHPDIRIEEIFAEICAENAFKEIDPYWLGIETAKVFRTASIKKLEAYPQSLRLLEKYRNVPKCIVSNAQRVFTEQELRFLGLYDRFNFTIMSSDHRIKKPDTRLFKMALEGLGLEPWEVLSIGDTPENDIYPPQSLGMNAMHIRDAWRYA; the protein is encoded by the coding sequence ATGCTTCAAAACGGAAAAATCAAAGGCTTAATCTTTGATTGTTACAAAACTCTTATTGACATCAAAACTGACGAAAGAAGTCGAGAGACAAACGAAAGAGTTAGCAGATGGCTACTTTACCAGGGAGTGAGGATAGAGCCCGAGAGGCTCAGGGAAGAATACCGATGGAAAATCATAGGCAGACTAGGCAATTCAGGCCAGCAGCACCCGGACATCCGTATAGAAGAGATTTTTGCGGAAATTTGTGCCGAAAACGCCTTTAAAGAAATCGATCCCTATTGGCTTGGAATTGAGACAGCAAAGGTCTTCAGAACTGCGTCTATAAAAAAACTTGAAGCCTACCCTCAGAGCCTGCGGCTGCTTGAAAAATACAGAAATGTCCCGAAGTGCATTGTTTCCAATGCCCAGAGAGTTTTTACAGAACAAGAACTGCGTTTTCTGGGTCTGTATGATCGCTTTAATTTTACAATTATGTCTTCGGACCACCGTATAAAGAAACCTGATACCCGGCTCTTTAAGATGGCTCTTGAAGGCCTCGGGCTTGAGCCATGGGAAGTGCTCTCTATTGGCGACACTCCAGAAAACGATATTTATCCACCTCAAAGTCTCGGGATGAACGCGATGCACATCCGGGATGCCTGGAGATATGCATAA
- a CDS encoding pentapeptide repeat-containing protein: MDNIEKKDLQGANFIKTKLEGADFIEANLEKANFIGSNLQGANFKGDNLKEANLQATELQGVNFQEANLHRAKLQVATLYGADLQRANLQEANLQGANLQRANLQDVNLQEANLQRTDLVEANLERAKVQGAIFCEADLQEANLQGADLQGTDLQGADLEKANLQGANLKETNLIRADLEKANLQEADLQKADLEEANLQRTNLQEANLQEANLQRTDLRKANLQRAHLGKANFEKAKLKGANLKKADFEETNLEDAKLKEAILQGANFVKAKLISAKLQKANLKGTNLQGANLINAKLGGANLQRANLKGANFTGADLQRVNFRKANLQGAKFKEANLEGAQHLLVDQLSNVKTLYNAKLDEKLFIQLKEKYPALFEKYD; this comes from the coding sequence ATGGACAATATAGAAAAAAAAGATCTTCAAGGAGCTAATTTTATAAAGACTAAGCTTGAAGGAGCCGACTTTATAGAAGCTAATCTTGAAAAGGCAAATTTTATAGGTTCTAATCTACAAGGAGCTAACTTTAAAGGAGATAATCTTAAAGAGGCTAATCTTCAGGCAACGGAACTTCAAGGAGTTAATTTTCAAGAGGCTAATCTTCATAGAGCTAAACTTCAAGTGGCTACACTTTATGGAGCTGACCTGCAAAGGGCTAACCTTCAAGAAGCCAATCTTCAAGGAGCTAACCTCCAAAGAGCTAACCTCCAGGATGTTAACCTTCAAGAAGCAAACCTCCAGAGAACAGACCTTGTAGAAGCAAATCTTGAAAGGGCTAAAGTTCAGGGGGCTATATTTTGTGAAGCTGATCTTCAAGAAGCTAATCTTCAGGGAGCTGACCTGCAAGGAACTGACCTTCAGGGGGCTGACCTTGAAAAAGCTAATCTTCAAGGAGCCAACCTTAAAGAAACTAATCTTATAAGAGCTGATCTTGAAAAAGCTAACCTCCAGGAAGCTGACCTGCAAAAAGCGGACCTTGAAGAGGCTAACCTTCAAAGAACTAACCTTCAAGAAGCTAATCTTCAAGAAGCTAATCTCCAAAGAACTGACCTCAGAAAAGCTAATCTTCAAAGGGCTCATCTTGGAAAGGCTAACTTTGAAAAAGCTAAACTTAAAGGGGCTAACCTTAAAAAGGCTGACTTTGAAGAAACAAACCTGGAAGACGCAAAACTTAAAGAAGCTATCCTTCAAGGAGCTAACTTTGTAAAAGCTAAACTTATAAGTGCTAAACTACAAAAAGCTAACCTTAAAGGGACTAACCTTCAGGGAGCTAATCTTATAAATGCTAAACTTGGGGGCGCTAACCTTCAAAGAGCTAACCTGAAAGGGGCTAATTTTACTGGAGCTGACCTCCAAAGAGTTAATTTCAGAAAAGCTAATCTTCAGGGGGCTAAATTTAAGGAGGCAAATCTAGAAGGGGCTCAGCATTTATTAGTTGACCAGCTTTCTAATGTAAAAACACTTTATAATGCAAAATTAGATGAAAAACTTTTCATACAATTAAAAGAGAAATATCCTGCCCTGTTTGAAAAATATGATTAA
- a CDS encoding phosphotransferase, producing the protein MKPGDTFRDWLIEVLGDRIHNKGCEVRIFKLSHASHRICKYEFKGEKLTVIAKFFAIPTGVIKKYDSCSLMKKESKDLKKARKIIDVPEPIAINKDFNCVLVSKYVSGKTLFWYFKHRRELKEKLELIADMLRKLHENTQTYYDKENEFSKFHYVLNHLKINRRMKKEYRRLLGKWWHSSFLDIKNGCMIHNDSTPVNFIFREGKSFLLDFELSSRHGHFACDLGILCAELKYYFVQKGSSQRAEPYIHHFLRRYSKNEKEFYKITKVIPFYMAYGLLRIAMFKSNTSYRDYPLREAKNCLEAIEKI; encoded by the coding sequence GTGAAGCCCGGTGATACTTTTAGAGACTGGCTTATAGAGGTCCTTGGGGATAGAATTCATAATAAGGGTTGTGAAGTTCGAATATTTAAACTCAGTCATGCATCGCATAGGATCTGTAAATATGAATTCAAAGGGGAAAAACTCACTGTTATAGCCAAATTTTTTGCAATACCTACGGGAGTGATCAAAAAATACGATAGTTGCAGTTTAATGAAGAAAGAGTCTAAGGATCTTAAAAAAGCCCGAAAAATAATTGATGTCCCGGAACCTATTGCAATAAATAAAGATTTTAATTGCGTTCTGGTCAGTAAATATGTATCTGGAAAAACTTTATTCTGGTACTTCAAGCACAGGAGAGAGCTTAAGGAAAAGTTAGAACTTATAGCAGATATGCTTCGAAAGCTTCACGAAAATACGCAGACATATTATGATAAAGAAAATGAATTTTCAAAATTTCATTATGTTTTGAATCACCTCAAAATCAACCGGCGTATGAAAAAAGAATATAGACGCTTGCTTGGAAAATGGTGGCACAGTTCTTTCCTGGACATAAAAAACGGTTGTATGATTCATAATGATTCCACTCCTGTAAACTTCATATTCCGGGAGGGGAAGTCATTTTTACTAGACTTCGAGCTTTCATCCCGACACGGACATTTCGCATGTGATCTAGGGATACTCTGTGCTGAACTTAAGTATTATTTTGTGCAGAAGGGATCGAGCCAGAGAGCAGAGCCTTACATTCACCATTTTCTGAGACGTTACAGCAAAAATGAAAAGGAATTCTACAAAATAACTAAAGTTATTCCATTTTATATGGCTTATGGCTTGTTGAGAATTGCAATGTTTAAGTCTAATACGAGCTACAGAGATTATCCTCTGAGGGAAGCAAAGAACTGTCTGGAAGCAATAGAGAAAATTTGA
- a CDS encoding phosphotransferase, producing MAYQYVNTLSPGNPFRDWLVEKVVTDRLKNKHCLVDVFKSNSSHTVCRYHFKGQHYSVVAKFFSEPTGQLKNYNAYKGMMKEYRNLEKAASIINVAKPLAVNKKYNCALVTEYIPGKSLGWYIKHEEKLNERLTAVAHMLRQLHDNTKSSYNKENEFKNYHEVLGHLKLDPDTRKTFNKLLGEWWHSSWLDRECGCMIHRDVTPSNYIFCKGKPYAIDFESSWSHAHPVRDLGILTAELKNEFEWYKRGSWKAEPYIGNFLWEYSNDEKDFTYITKVLPFFMSIGLLRSARIHRGSHRNYLLKEARECLKAINRG from the coding sequence GTGGCATATCAATATGTAAATACTTTAAGCCCTGGAAATCCTTTCAGAGACTGGCTTGTTGAGAAAGTTGTAACAGATCGGCTTAAGAATAAGCATTGTTTGGTTGATGTTTTTAAATCAAATTCTTCTCATACTGTCTGCAGGTATCATTTCAAGGGCCAACATTATAGTGTAGTGGCAAAGTTTTTTTCTGAACCTACAGGACAACTGAAAAATTATAATGCTTATAAAGGCATGATGAAGGAATATAGGAACCTGGAGAAAGCCGCTTCAATAATAAATGTTGCAAAACCGCTTGCAGTAAACAAAAAATATAACTGTGCGCTTGTGACCGAGTACATACCAGGTAAATCTTTGGGCTGGTACATAAAACATGAAGAAAAACTCAATGAACGGCTTACTGCGGTTGCACATATGCTTCGCCAGCTTCACGATAATACAAAGTCCTCTTACAACAAAGAAAACGAATTCAAAAATTATCATGAAGTCCTGGGCCATCTGAAACTGGACCCTGATACTAGAAAGACTTTTAATAAACTGCTTGGAGAATGGTGGCACAGTTCGTGGCTCGACAGGGAATGTGGCTGTATGATTCACAGGGATGTCACTCCCTCCAATTATATCTTTTGTAAAGGGAAACCTTATGCAATTGATTTTGAAAGCTCCTGGTCGCATGCCCATCCTGTAAGAGACCTGGGAATTCTCACTGCAGAACTTAAGAACGAGTTCGAATGGTATAAAAGAGGAAGCTGGAAAGCCGAACCATACATAGGAAATTTCCTATGGGAATATAGCAATGATGAAAAGGACTTCACCTACATTACTAAAGTTTTACCTTTCTTCATGAGCATAGGTTTACTTCGTTCAGCACGCATTCATCGAGGCAGCCACAGGAATTATCTACTCAAAGAAGCACGTGAGTGCTTAAAAGCAATTAATAGAGGTTAG